Below is a window of Shinella sp. PSBB067 DNA.
AAGCGACTTCGGGTCCTCGTTGCCGGAAAGGCCGAGATGTTCGAGGAGATAGGTGACGCGGTACGGGTCGTCGCTCGGGCCGAGGCCCGCCTCGGCATAGGCGGCGACGGTGTCGTAGCCGTCGAAATCGGGGGCCTGGTGCAGGTAGCGGATCGTCGCAGAAGGATGGCGGAAGACCTCGCCCGACTGCGCCTCGGCAAGCCCGGCGGCGATCTTCATCAGCGTCGACTTGCCGGAACCGTTGCGGCCGACGAGGCAGATGCGCTCGCCCGGCTCCACCTGCAGGCTCGCGCCTGACAGCAGCGGCGTGCCGCCGAAGCTGAGGAAGATGTCGTCGAGTTTGAGAATGGGCGGTGCCAAGGGTCAGGCTCCTGAAAAGTCATAGGGCCGGGCGATAAGGAGCGCGCGGCCGGAGGCGAGCGAAAGGCGGATCGGGCCCTCCGCGACATTGGAGATGGTGCGGGACGAGCCGAAGGGCAGCGAGAAATCGGCGAGCGGATAGCGCACGTTGTCGATGAAGAGGCCGGAGAGCGGCGAAAGGCCGAGGACGGAGAAGAGGCTGTGCTTCGGCAGGTCGATCTCGCGCGTGCCCGGCAGCAGCGGCCACGCCTCCTCCTCGCCCGAGGTGAGCTTGATGGAAAAGCCCTCCTCCTCCAGGAAGACGGCATGGACGAGGTGCATCATGGCGTGATCGCTGCGCTCGCCGCCGAGCGCGCCGGCAAGGACGATCCTGCGCGCACCCCGTTCGGCGGCGGCGGAGACCGCGATGGCACCGTCCGTCTCGTTCTTGGCGGCCGGCCAGGGCTGCCGCTCGACATCCGGCCAGGCAGCGATGAGTTCGGGCGGGGTGGAATCGAAATCGCCGACCCACAGTTCCGGCGTGACACCGAGGCAGGCCGCGTGCCGCATGCCGCCATCCGCCGCCACGACGCGCGCGCCGGTCATGTCCGCGCGAAGACGCGGCGTCACGGTGAGCGCGCCGCCGAGGAGGACGACGAAGGTCTGGTCTGTGGTTGCCGGCATGGTCATGGCTGATGCCCTTAGCG
It encodes the following:
- a CDS encoding thiamine diphosphokinase, giving the protein MPATTDQTFVVLLGGALTVTPRLRADMTGARVVAADGGMRHAACLGVTPELWVGDFDSTPPELIAAWPDVERQPWPAAKNETDGAIAVSAAAERGARRIVLAGALGGERSDHAMMHLVHAVFLEEEGFSIKLTSGEEEAWPLLPGTREIDLPKHSLFSVLGLSPLSGLFIDNVRYPLADFSLPFGSSRTISNVAEGPIRLSLASGRALLIARPYDFSGA